From Suncus etruscus isolate mSunEtr1 chromosome 6, mSunEtr1.pri.cur, whole genome shotgun sequence, one genomic window encodes:
- the HTR1D gene encoding 5-hydroxytryptamine receptor 1D: protein MSLPNQSTEGLPEASNKSLSTKGTPEAWDPRTLQALQISLAVVLSIITLATVLSNAFVLTTIFLTRKLHTPANYLIGSLATTDLLVSILVMPISIAYTTTGTWSFGQILCDIWLSSDITCCTASILHLCVIALDRYWAITDALEYSKRRTAGHAAAMIAVVWIISICISIPPLFWRQAKAHEEISDCLVNTSQISYTIYSTCGAFYIPSVLLIILYGRIYMAVRNRILNPPSLYGKRFTTAQLITGSAGSSLCSLHSSLHEGHSHSAGSPLFFNHVKIKLADSVLERKRISAARERKATKTLGIILGAFIVCWLPFFVVSLVLPICRDSCWIHPALFDFFTWLGYLNSLINPIIYTVFNEEFRQAFQKMIHFRKVS from the coding sequence ATGTCCCTGCCAAACCAGTCCACAGAAGGCCTCCCAGAGGCTTCCAACAAATCTCTCAGCACTAAGGGAACTCCCGAGGCTTGGGATCCAAGGACCCTCCAGGCCCTCCAGATCTCTCTTGCTGTGGTTCTATCCATCATCACATTGGCCACAGTCCTGTCCAATGCCTTTGTGCTTACTACCATCTTCCTCACCAGGAAGCTCCATACCCCTGCCAACTATCTCATTGGTTCCCTCGCCACAACTGACCTCTTAGTTTCCATCTTGGTTATGCCCATCAGCATAGCCTATACCACCACCGGCACTTGGAGCTTTGGTCAAATCCTGTGTGACATCTGGCTATCTTCTGATATTACGTGCTGTACAGCCTCCATCCTACATCTCTGTGTCATTGCTCTGGACAGGTATTGGGCCATCACCGATGCCCTGGAGTATAGTAAGCGCCGGACTGCAGGCCATGCAGCTGCCATGATCGCCGTGGTCTGGATTATCTCCATCTGCATTTCTATTCCTCCCCTCTTCTGGAGGCAGGCCAAAGCTCACGAAGAGATCTCTGACTGTCTGGTGAACACCTCTCAGATCTCCTACACCATCTACTCCACATGCGGGGCCTTCTACATCCCGTCTGTGTTGCTCATCATCCTCTATGGCCGTATCTACATGGCTGTCCGGAACCGCATCCTGAATCCACCATCACTCTACGGGAAGCGCTTCACCACTGCCCAGCTCATTACTGGCTCGGCAGGCTCCTCGCTCTGCTCACTCCACTCCAGCCTTCATGAGGGTCACTCCCATTCTGCTGGCTCCCCTCTCTTTTTCAACCATGTGAAGATCAAACTAGCTGATAGCGTCCTGGAGCGCAAGAGAATTTCGGCTGCACGTGAGAGGAAAGCCACTAAAACACTGGGCATCATCCTGGGGGCCTTTATCGTCTGCTGGTTGCCCTTCTTTGTGGTATCCCTGGTCCTCCCCATTTGTAGGGACTCCTGCTGGATCCACCCAGCTCTTTTTGACTTTTTCACCTGGCTAGGCTATTTAAATTCCCTTATCAATCCTATAATCTATACTGTGTTTAATGAAGAATTTCGACAAGCCTTCCAGAAGATGATTCATTTCCGGAAAGTTTCCTAA